The segment AAGAAGATGGAGGAAAGCCAGTCATCGCTGTGTCTGGTTTTCCAATTCTATATGATTTTGCTTTGCTAGAATACAGAGACAATATCAGAAGGTCAATGGTATGGAGGAGGATTGCAGAGATTGTTGGTGTTGATGCTGGGTGAAGAGAGATTTGCACAACATTGTTTGCTtgtgctgctagctagctatgacCATCAAGCAACCTAAACCTCAAAACTGTGATCAAATCCACCATTTGTGAATGTGTTGAGTAAATGAAATTGTGAAATGTGCCCACCAAAGGATAGAAATCAGCAGTAACATGTATTATAACATTGTAAATGATACACTAAGCATTAATTTCCCATGTAATATGCTACTAATTGGATTATGGTATTTTAACATTATGATtctcatataaactcagcaaaaaaaggatTGTCCCTTTTTcatgaccctgtctttcaaagataattagtaaaaatccaaataacttcagatcttcattgtaaagggtttaaacactgtttcccatgcttgttcaattaaccataaacaattaatgaacatgcaactGTGGAACGGtccttaagacactaacagcttacagacggtagttcaattaaggtcacagttatgacaacTTAGGACACAAaaaaaggcctttctactgactctgaaaaacaccagaggaaagatgcccagggtccttgctcatctgcgtgaatgtgccttaggcatgctgcaaggaggcatgaggactacagatgtggcccgggcaataaattgcaatgtccgtactgtgagacgcctaagacagcgctacagggagacaggacggacagctgatcgtcctcgcagtggaagaccacgtgtaacaacacctgcacaagatcggtacatccgaacatcacacctacgggacaggtacaggatggcaacaacaactgcccgatttacaccaggaacgcacaatccctccatcagtgctcagactgtccgcaataggctaagagaggctggactgagggcttgtaggcctgttgtaaggcaggtcctcaccagacatcactagcaacaacgttgcctatgggcacaaacccaccgtcgctggaccagacaggactggcaaaaagtgcttttcactgacgagtcgcagttttgtctcaccaggcgtgatggtcggattcgcgattatcgtcgaaggaatgagcgttacactgaggcctgtactctggagcgggatcgatttggaggtggagggtccgtcatggtctggggcagtgtgtcacaacatcattattggactgagcttgttgtcattgcaggcaatctcaatgcagtgcgttacagggaagacatcctcctccctcatgtggtacccttgctgcaggctcatcctgacatgaccctccagcatgacaatgccaccagccatactgctcgttctgtgagtgatttccagATACTGGTGTGgcctgttactttttattttgaccccccccccccccacgtgtctgtggaacttgttcagtttatgtctcagttgttgagtcttgttatgttcatacaaatatttacacatgttaagtttgctgaaaataaacgcagtttatttatttattataggTTATTGCTCTTTCATTATGCTTGTGTCATGACTTATGGTTATAGCTCACTTCCTGTAAAATACACAGGCCTACTTGCACACGAATGGGTACTTTGGGTAAAGGATATTAAGGCTTTGCAAATATATTTTTACCCACCATCAACATCTCTGCAATCCTCCTCCATGTCACTGAGCTGATTTTGTCTCTGTATTCTAAAATCCATAGATAGCAAGCCTCACCAGACAGCTTCAGTCCATATCGAATGTACAGGATGAAGTTAAGGGTCTGCAAGGACATGCGATTTCTAAGTTTGCTTTTTACCACACTCATCTGGCTGAATACTCTCTCGACTTCAGCATTCGAGTGTGGCAAggacaacacagacacagcagccatGGCAGTTATGTGAACCCATTTAGCAGCTTATCATAATGATAGAGGAAAGCACATAAAAtcgtcagactccagtcacccaagtcatagactgttttctctgctaccgcatggcaagtgttACCGGAGCGCTAACTCtatgaccaaaaggctccttaacagcttctacccccaagccataagaatgctgaacaattaatcaaatggccaccggactattacattgacccccccttcatttgttttgtacactgctgcttctcgttgtttattatctatgcataatcacttcaCCCCTGCCTACatatacaaattacctcaactaacctgtacccctgcacactgactcggtaccggtaccccctgtatatagccttgttattgttatgttattatgTTGCTTTTTATtactttacattttttactttagtttaacGCTTCTTGAacggcactgttggttaagggcttgttagtaagcatttcactgtaaggtctacacttgttgtattcggcgcatgtgacaaataaagtttgatttgatatgcaTCACCAATGCagccataggcctacagtatgatgGCATATCTGGCCTAATGGGCATGTGCAATCAATGTGCCCCTTGTCATTGTACATCTGAAGCAGAGAATAGCTAAACTCACACATCATTTGCATATTGATGAGCTAGCTATATGTTCTCCATTTAAAATGATAGAAGTAGCTCATGTATATGAGGCTAACCATAAACCAGATTTTCTCCATGATTTTTCTGACATTAAATTGTTTATGCAAATCCAACCCTTATATTCTAGGTATGGTACTGTACCTGAAAATAAGGAGCTGGCAATTTATAGTTCAAGGAAAAATATCAAAAAGGGAAATAATGTGGCGTGGGGAGTGTTGTAATTCTACCTTGTTCATTTGCAGAGAATGATTTTAGAATACAGAGACCAAATCAGAAGGTCAGTGGCATAGAGGAGGATTGCAGAGATATTGGTGTTGATGGCCACAATTTACCCAGAGTAACCATTCATGTGCATGTGATGTAGGCCTATGTATTTTACAGGAAGTGAGCTATAACCATCAGTCATGACACAAGTATAATGAAAGAGCAATAAAGTATAATATATGAGAATCATAATGTTAAGATACCATAATTCAATTGATAGCATATTTACATGGGAAATGCATGCTTACTGTATCATTTACAATGTTATAATGTGTGTTTTCTGATTTCTGTCCATTGGTGGGCACATTTCACAATTTAATTTACTCAACACATTCATAAACGGTGGCTTTGATCACAGTGTTGAGGTTTAGGTTGTTTGATGTTCACTGCGAGCTAGCAGCACAAGCAAACATTGTGCAAATCTCTCTTCACCCAGCATCAACACCAACAATCTCCGCCATGCCATTGACCTTGTGATATTGTGTCTGTATTCTAGCAAAGCAAAATCACATAGAATTGGAAAACCAGACATAGCGATGATTTGCTTTGATCCATCTTTTCTAGTTGCGCTTGCCCATAACTAACGACAGGCGGAACTGTGTTACATGAGGAATCTTCTGCTACTCACCTGCTTGGTTAACCGCAGCGGTAGCAGCGTGAAATGTACATAACGTCGAGCAGAGCGCCGCTCTTGCGCATTGCTCTTCTTGCTCCTGTTGAAAATTAATGGGGGCGGTACTTTGTCTGGCGAATTCGGAAGTGGTGGGACCACTGCTTGACTCTGGCATGCCAAGGGTTAATCCAAGATGGCCGGGTTTACGGGTTCATGCTTTTTGTGTTTCAAAATGAAGGTGTCACGTATCGCATCGTTATTATGTAAAAGAACCGAGGTGAGGAGGCATACAGTATGTAGAACATTCACCAGTGGATCCACCACCCGACAACAACAGCTATCAACCCCGAGGGGTAGTATTTGTAGGTATTCAACTGAATCTTCAATCAATGGTTGTACGGCCCTGTTGTACAGAAACCACGGCGACCCGTCTCAAGTTGTTCAGTAAGAATGTTAGCTATGTTAAAATATTGAGTACTGTGTACCATTGAGTCTGGGTGTAAGTGCAATGCTGCCGTGGCGTGCTGTCGTAGTAGCAGATGTATCTGAAGAGAGAATCCAGAGGCTTCAAATGTGTCTTGTGTGTTTTTACAGGTTGGAGAGCATGGAGCTTCCCTCTGTTGGTGCTAAGAGTGTCCTTGTAAAATTGTTGGCAGCCCCCATCAACCCTTCTGACATAAACATGATCCAAGGTAAAAaggaaaggggaaaaaaacaacacTGGTGAAAGGTACACACATAATTATATTTATTGTTGAGTTCCTATCATGAGTTAACTGGATCGAGATCAAATTGATCCTAACTATAGTTGTTTTATATCTAAAGCCAATGTCAATATTTGGTCCTGCAGGTTCCTATGCCATCCTACCTGACCTTCCAGCAGTAGGAGGAAATGAGGGGGTGGCCCAGATCCTGGAAGTGGGCAGCCAGGTGAAAGCACTCAGACCAGGGGACTGGGTGATCCCAAGAGATGCTGGATTAGGTAAATTAGTACTTTAATGCTCATGAGATACTACTGAGCTGAAATATCTATCTAGGTTTACATTCAAGCCCTTTCAATGGCCCTTCATGCTTTAGAgtccaggggcctcatttataaaccaTGTGAATCTACTAAATAGACCACAAAGCACGCATGCTCCAGCTTTCATGCTAAAGCTGCCATTTATTAAACCTGAACTAGATGTGAAAATGTGTTCACCTTCCTGCAAACTTTAGACCGTACGTACGCGCAGTTTCTAGTGGTTGAAGAGTTGTGTTGTAAGTAGATTCAAATTTTGTGCAAATGGGAGATATGAGGGACAGACTTATTTATAACAATAAACAGGTTAAAAAGagagaaaatatattttgtttcttTGCATTTTAAAATAATTAGAAATAGGTATCCATTTCCTAGGccattatttatttaatttccaTTATCATTTTATAATAAATTCTTCACCTTTTCTGTGATGGTTTTATACTTACTAGGTAGCATAGGCCTACAACAAGGATACCATTCGTCCCATTTCATTTAATTGGACCCACTTCACAGTAGTAAAACAGATAAGGTAATTTAAATATTTTGCTGTATGCCATCCGGTCCGGAGCACAGTTTATTAATGGTGGAACAGACAGTTGTAGATTACTTCTGTAGCTTACGTCTGAATACTGTAATTTCACATTTCTTGAGTAGACAATATCATGCGCATCTCTCATTTAATTGGGCCTATACTAACGAGCGTTAGTGAggtttgggcactgatgttgggcgatttagACCTGGATCAACCCCATCTAACAACTTTCATTCcagatgtcccttcactggaactaaggggcctatcccgaaccatgaaaaaacagccccagaccattaatatatcctccaccaaactttacatttggcactatgctttcaggcaggtagcgttcacctggcatccgccaaacccagattcatccgtcggactgccagatggtgaagtgtgattcatcattccagagaacatgtttccactgctccggagtccaatggcagcgagctttacaccactccagccgatgcttgtcATTGCGCATTGGTGGTTTTAGGCtggtgtgcggctgcttggccatggaaacccgtttcatgaagctcccgacaaataGTTATTGTGCTGCCATTGCttcgaggcagtttggaactcggtagggagtgttgcaaccaagaacAGAtcatttttacgcgcttcagcactcagcgttCCTGCTCTGTGAGTTTGTGGCcgaccactttgcggctgagctgttgttgctcctagacgtttccacttcacaataacagcacttacagctgaccggggcagctccagcagggcagatatttgacgaactgacttgttggaaaggtgacatcctatgacggtgccacgttgaaagtgactgagctcttcagtaaggccattctactaccaatatttgtatatggagattgcatggctgtgtgctagattttatacacctgtcagcaactgttgtcgctgaaatagctgaatccactaatttgaaggggtgtccacatacttttgtatatatatatatatatatatatatatatatatatagtgtatgattTATGTTTATATGAAATTGTCTACGCAATAAATTTCACATTACAGTACTCAGGCGTAGCCTACAAACGTCAATAGAAAATGTGAACCGTCTGTTCTACCGTTAAACTGCGTTTCAGATTGTATCGCACTATTTACTACTGTGAAGTGGGTCCAATTAAATTATGGGACAAATGGTTGTCTATCCTAACTTGTGTGTAGGTCTATAGGCTATCTTGCGAATAGTCTATGAAACCGTCAGTCACAGAAGGTGAGGACTTTATTCTGTATTGATAATGGAAATGAAAAAAAGCATAGAATATACAGTGTGCCTACTTGTAATTATTTTAGCGTGCAAAGATAAATTGGTTTACACTCTTCTCACTAACCGCAAATGATTGCATCGTGTTACTATATTTCGCTAGGCCTACCTGTTtttttttgtgatgaataagaGTGTCATCATATTACGCATTTGCACAaggctactactaggctactCATGCCTTCTTGCAATGCAATACTTTAACCACTAGAAACTGTGCATATGCATGGTCTAAAGTTTGCAGGAGGATGAGTACATTTTCATGTGAAGTTCAGTTTTTATAAATGCCAACTTTTGCGTGAACTGGCGCACTTATGTTTTGGGACATATTTTGTGCCCACGCAATGTTTATAAATTAGGCCCCAGGGCCTTATTCATTAGGGTGGGGCACACATTATTAAAACGTTTTCCAAAGGAAAATGGAAACAAGTACTTGGACAAGTTTAGgtggtccctccctgtttcagtccgttttcttcTATTTGgttcctaatgaatacgacctcgtccttttctctctctctgaacagggACGTGGAGGACAGCAGCGGTTTTAGCTGAAGACGATGTGATCTCTCTGCCCAATGACATCCCCCTGTTCTCTGCAGCCACACTGGGGGTTAACCCCTGCACTGCCTTTAGGATGCTCTCTGACTTTGAGGAGCTGAAACCAGGTGTGCTAAGTTCACCATTTCAACAAGTTGATGCCAAGCTAGCTgttaccccccccctccccccttataCCCTTCCAATACCTTTTTCACGCTACTGCGCTAAGCCGAACAGTGCTATATGATTCTGGCCTTGTTAATCATCATCCACCTAAGTTGCTGGAAAGGAACATGTGAAACTAAATTGTCAGGTTCGGGTTGGCCCAATAGTGTTAAAAGGATACAAGTGAGCTTCAGTCTTTTAAACAGAACCTAACTTTCCTTCATCACACTACACTGTATAATATGTTTATTGCACTGCCTTTTGCATGCGAGTTCATTCCAGGTGACACAGTGATCCAGAATGCAGCCAACAGTGGTGTGGGCCAGGCTGTCATACAGATCGCTGCTGCAAGGGGGATCCAAACCATCAACGTGGTCAGAGACAGGTAAATCCAAACGGCCAGTTTCGTATTCATCAGGGCACGCAACTATAAATCTTTTGCAACAGAAAATTTGTGTTTCTTATGGGGTCAAGTCCAGGTAGTCGCTCgactccctccctgtttcagtctgatTTCTTCGCTTTGGTGCCAAATGAATAGAGCCAATGCATACTGCACTAAGCTACATTTCAAAAAGGGAACATCTGTGAATTAGTGACTGATTAAGAATTTGACCTTTCAGCAGCTGAAGTAAAAccatttgaggggggggggggggggggggggtttcagcTCTAATGATAACATGGGGTTATCAGCTGGAAATAATGAAAAGAGTACTTGTACTAGACCAGGGTTGTTGTAAGTAACTCACTGTCATAATATAGCCTACTGCCCTAATAAAGTGATGTGTATGTGCGAGAGAGACTGATATAGAAAATTCCGTAGAGCAGTGATTATATTAAGCAAGGGTGCGTATTCAAGAAGGCCCGTGTTGAAGAACTGCATGTACTTGTGTGTCCCTTTTCACAGGCCAGACCTCACACAGCTTATTGACAGGCTGAAGGCTATGGGCGCCAGTCATGTGATCAAAGAGGAGACCCTGAGGCGGCATGAAATGAAGGAACTTTTCAAGGTCTGTGGATATCAACACTGCTCTGAGGGCCAAATTCTGATAATGATTTTTCCTTGGATGTAAATTCACTATTTAACTTCCTTATAGACCTGTCCAAGGCCTAAGCTGGCACTGAACGGAGTTGGGGGGAAAAGTGCAACAGAACTCCTCCGTCACTTACAGTAAGTATTCAGGTGACTGAATTGAACCTTCTTTGTTGCCATAGCTTGGATGTTTTGAGATTCAAGTGGATTTGATATCTGATCAAGTAAATAGCCCACCCCCACAAACTTTTTCAGGGTTGGAGGGTCGATGGTGACGTATGGAGGGATGGCCAAGCAGCCAGTCACTGTTCCTGTGGTAAGACTGCTACTTCCTGTAATACTACCCTTTTTCTACCATGTTCCTCTAGGAACTAGTTCAACAGactgttttctctctccctctcacaaacATGGCGATAGTTTTTAAATGCTAATACCTATGGAAACCACTTGTGAGTTGTACATACTTACAAGAAATATGATTGTCTGTCCTCTCCCCAGAGTGCCCTGATCTTCAAAAATGTGAAAGTCAAAGGGTTCTGGGTCACCCAGTGGAAGAGAACCCACTCTCAGGGTGAGCcagatacagtacacacacacaaaatatgtAGGAGGCTGGAGAGACAGATCTTTGCTCTGCATTTCTCACATGCCATTATAGTGGGTCCAAGCTATGAGTGAGTCACATGGTACCTTTCATTTTGTCCCTCTGAATGTCAAGTATTAAATGTTACTTTCAATAGCCTGCCGGTATGATGCTTTATAACCTGttatatggatgagtttgcatgTACGAGCTTCTATAATGTCTTTATAATAAGGCTTATAATATGTTATGTCTGTATATTTCTGTCTCCCCAGAGGAGGGGGCCTTACGGGGAATGCTGGATGAGCTCTGCTCCCTGATCCGCCAGGGAAAGCTGACCGCACCTGCCTGTTCCGAGGTAGGCCTCCAAGACTTCCGGAAAGCACTGGACACTGCCATGCAGCCGTTCACCTCAGCCAAACAGGTCCTGGTCGTGTGACCCCTCTTTTGACCAGCCCCAGCCGTTctcagggtcatgttcattaggtacAACATGGAAGAAAACGGACAGAAACTtaagggactacctggacttgtccaataagaaagtgTTTTGCACTGGGTGTCCAATTGAATACGACTCTGCATACAAAACGAAGTCTCGGCACGTTCAACGGGTGCATGCCCAAGGCTGCTGCTTCATCGTTGTCGGAAATGCGTTACTCAAGCACACGTTCAATAAATGTGTGTTTGCCGTTATGCGGCTCAAAGTCCACTATATATGTTATCAGCACCACTTTAAGTCATCTTTCCTGACAACAGTTAATGGAAATGATTTCAGAATGGTCATTGATTCCTTGACAACTTGGGTATTGTCTACATGTTTATTTCTCCTGAATGGTAACGTTGTTATATCCTGGTCCCAGATTGGTTTGTGCTGTCTTGGCAACTCCTATGGTTATTACTCTGCAAGACGGCACAAacggatctgggaccaggctaatgtgGTTATGCAACACATGGTGTTTCTGGTAAAACACTAAACATTTGGCAAAGATTAAGTTATTTTTAAAGAGTTCAAATTACTTGTTGTATGGACACGAGCAAATACCATCATGATGCGTATTAGACAGGTTTATTGCTTTAAAAACAATAGTGCAGGGTCCAACTAGAGCTGTTACACTGACCTTGTTAAATTCCATGTGAACATTAAGTCGCGGTAACTACTAGGCTTCTCTAAGGTCTGAtgttgctgatggtcattagtagtctaccaaacttgctaactgcctggtacttaGCATTCCATTGTTCCTTTAATCACTCTGACATTGATAAAAATGTgtcaaatcaaacacttcataagagcccatgagctcattttgagcaacatttctataggctatgaaaTGGTGTGAGAAaagagttttgatggcctctaataaaaagaggatcccatcagctttctataggctaggcctactatatttatcaactttcctaatattaagcacattgcttcgctttacaacaggattatagcctacctggctggcatgaaaatgaaccacaggcAAAGCGTCCTcaattcgctatttaagtgcatagatgacgtgTATTCTTTTCCCCCCGTGCCTCTGTTGCGAGACAGGTGTATGGTAATGGTccattctatactgaacaaaattataaatgcaacaatttcaatgatttacggagttacagttcatataaggaagtcagtcaatttaaataaattaggccccaatctatggatttGACTGGGCAggagtgcagccatgggtgggcatagATCCACCCACTTGGAAGCCAatcccacccactggggagttaGGCCCAGCCAATccgaatgagtttttccccacaaaagggctttattacagacaatgtggctggtctcagacgatcccgcaggtgaagaagcgtgaagtggaggtcctaggctggcgtggttacacgtggtctgcggttgtgagcccagttggacatactgccaaattctcttaaatgacattggaggtggcttattgtagagaaattaacatgacaTTTTCAGGCAACGGctccggtggacattcctgcagtcagcatgctaattgcacgctccctcaacttgagacatctttggcattgtgttgtgtaacatttgtgagaaataaggtttttgtgcgtatggaacatttctgggagctttcatttcagctcaaTGAAACTTGGGACTAACACTtcgcatgttgtgttttatatttttgttcagtgtaaatcaaaactagtTTAACACATTATTTAGTATATTTAAAGACAAcattaagaatagtctgatgggtgacaatattagcttatcacttgtgaatggtgTATTAACAATTGTGAATGATGCTCAGAATGTGCAGTAAAGCAAGAAAcagcacacctcatgtagcctagcccataggccaatGTGTTTTGATCagatttgtatcacaactaaagtggccaaataacttctttaaTACTAAGCACATTAATTCGCTTTACAACCgatgtagagcctaactggcatacatgcTGTAAGTAGGTGGtgcatgagtttcaagtttggggaacaTAATTTTCCCCATTAAAAAATGCAACTATATAATAAAGCATTACACACAATAGCATTTGCTTTCATTTTTGAGAAGTGTTTTCCCGCTGATTGATTGCATTTAGGAACATTTGTGCTTAcagcctactgccatgtgtgcattgctgcacttataatgtgaagaaatagcctaatagtttatcaacattttaagctacaCGTTCTAAtgtgttgcatcagcctcattgcttttaaaAGTTTTGTTTGATGTGAGGGGTTGTATTAATTTGTGATAtattgcatcccacaactgtcccagagtagcctatgtttggaatatttatttattgcagAGAAAGACaagttgaccaatagaataggtcaacttttgtagtATGTGGTATAGTAGAGACCGTGCATTCGGAAatatgaaatatgacatttacatacagttgaagtcattaaaactcatcaCCACCATActacaccgtagggatggtgccaggtttcctccagacgtgacgcttggtattcaggccaaatagttcaatcttgggttcatcagaccagagtatcttgtttctcatggtctgagagtcttttaggtgccttttactgaggagtggcttctgtctggccactctaccataaaggtctgattggtggagtgctgcagagatggttgtccttctggaaggttctcccatctccacgagGAACTCTTGAGCACCGTCAGagttaccatcgggttcttggtcacccccctgaccaaggcccttctcccccaattgctcagtttggccgggcggccagctctaggaagagtcttggtggttccaaacttctttcatttaagaatgatggagaccactgtgtttttggggactttCGATGCTGCATacattgtttggtacccttccccagatctgtgcctcgatacaatctcGTCTCGGAGCGCTATGgacatttccttcgacctcatggcttggttttagctctgacatacactgtatatagacagatgtgtatcaaatcagaacaacagttcagTTAATTTTTGACAAGCATTAACTCTGTGATAAATTATTACTTTTACCAATTATTCTTAATACCAATGTCTAAACATATGTCAAAGAGAATAACACATACTATTTTTTCAAATTGGCTTATACTCTCCATCATACTGTCAACTTCATCGCAGAGCCACAGGAACAGGAAGTTAGACCTATAACCCAACGGGAAAAATCCTAACAATCCAGCAGACCTAATCGGGTGAGATTTGTATCAGAACAATCACAACAATACACTCCTTCACATATCACTCAACTTCAATCCAAAACCTCAGAGGACTGTTACCTCCCCCATTTTGACACGTAACTCCCCATGTGAGTAatgtgtataaaaaaaaataaaaaaacactactactggtcaaAATAAAATCATTTCAAATGACAAAATCGAATTAGAATCACTACCCTGAACTTCATAAAGAAAAATAATTGTATCATAGGAAAAAGGCAATCCCCTTTCCTTCACATTTGTCCAAATCACAAATATGGCTAAGAACTATAAATGTCATAATTGTCAATATTACAAATTACCTTAAAATCAATATCCAAATGGATTTCCAGTGAGGGTGATCAAACCACACTGGAAGGTCaggacagaggtcagaggtcatacaAACCCTTCAAAGAAGTTGTTCTTACTATATTAGACAAATTAATGAAAAACAGTCAAACATTTCATACATGTCATATTCCAGGAAGTTTCCAGTACATTTCTTATCAAAATAATTCACATGTTTAATTATAACTCAGAAAAACTTCAGAAGATTCCGAAATagaaca is part of the Salvelinus fontinalis isolate EN_2023a chromosome 6, ASM2944872v1, whole genome shotgun sequence genome and harbors:
- the mecr gene encoding enoyl-[acyl-carrier-protein] reductase, mitochondrial isoform X3, which encodes MELPSVGAKSVLVKLLAAPINPSDINMIQGSYAILPDLPAVGGNEGVAQILEVGSQVKALRPGDWVIPRDAGLGTWRTAAVLAEDDVISLPNDIPLFSAATLGVNPCTAFRMLSDFEELKPGDTVIQNAANSGVGQAVIQIAAARGIQTINVVRDRPDLTQLIDRLKAMGASHVIKEETLRRHEMKELFKTCPRPKLALNGVGGKSATELLRHLQVGGSMVTYGGMAKQPVTVPVSALIFKNVKVKGFWVTQWKRTHSQEEGALRGMLDELCSLIRQGKLTAPACSEVGLQDFRKALDTAMQPFTSAKQVLVV
- the mecr gene encoding enoyl-[acyl-carrier-protein] reductase, mitochondrial isoform X2 yields the protein MAGFTGSCFLCFKMKVSRIASLLCKRTEVRRHTVCRTFTSGSTTRQQQLSTPRGSICRLESMELPSVGAKSVLVKLLAAPINPSDINMIQGSYAILPDLPAVGGNEGVAQILEVGSQVKALRPGDWVIPRDAGLGTWRTAAVLAEDDVISLPNDIPLFSAATLGVNPCTAFRMLSDFEELKPGDTVIQNAANSGVGQAVIQIAAARGIQTINVVRDRPDLTQLIDRLKAMGASHVIKEETLRRHEMKELFKTCPRPKLALNGVGGKSATELLRHLQVGGSMVTYGGMAKQPVTVPVSALIFKNVKVKGFWVTQWKRTHSQEEGALRGMLDELCSLIRQGKLTAPACSEVGLQDFRKALDTAMQPFTSAKQVLVV
- the mecr gene encoding enoyl-[acyl-carrier-protein] reductase, mitochondrial isoform X1, with amino-acid sequence MAGFTGSCFLCFKMKVSRIASLLCKRTEVRRHTVCRTFTSGSTTRQQQLSTPRGSICRYSTESSINGCTALLYRNHGDPSQVVQLESMELPSVGAKSVLVKLLAAPINPSDINMIQGSYAILPDLPAVGGNEGVAQILEVGSQVKALRPGDWVIPRDAGLGTWRTAAVLAEDDVISLPNDIPLFSAATLGVNPCTAFRMLSDFEELKPGDTVIQNAANSGVGQAVIQIAAARGIQTINVVRDRPDLTQLIDRLKAMGASHVIKEETLRRHEMKELFKTCPRPKLALNGVGGKSATELLRHLQVGGSMVTYGGMAKQPVTVPVSALIFKNVKVKGFWVTQWKRTHSQEEGALRGMLDELCSLIRQGKLTAPACSEVGLQDFRKALDTAMQPFTSAKQVLVV